A section of the Metabacillus endolithicus genome encodes:
- a CDS encoding DUF6282 family protein, giving the protein MINLKDVIDLHIHSAPDIRVRSHNDLELAEQATKVGAKAIVIKSHHTPTMDRAWIVNQVYPKTNVFGSITLNHTVGGFNPYAVNYALELGAKIVWLPTIHAKNHLQKEGKSGGLEPVQDNKIVSDLIEIFKLIAEKKAVLATGHISPKEIFYVVDEATKHGVEKIVVTHPEFHIVGMTITDQKKLKDNYNVYFERTYAQPIGSGIYQSNLPINLEAIEEIGYHSTVVSTDGGQIENPKWNEALSNYIKFLFDNGISTEAIDTMTKHTPAKLLGLDI; this is encoded by the coding sequence ATGATTAATTTAAAGGATGTTATCGACTTACATATCCATTCAGCACCTGACATTAGAGTTCGATCTCATAATGATCTTGAACTGGCTGAACAAGCAACTAAAGTTGGCGCTAAAGCGATCGTCATCAAATCTCATCATACACCTACCATGGACAGAGCTTGGATTGTAAATCAAGTTTATCCAAAAACAAATGTATTTGGCAGCATAACACTTAACCATACAGTTGGCGGATTTAACCCTTACGCTGTTAATTATGCCTTAGAACTAGGAGCAAAGATTGTTTGGCTTCCTACTATCCATGCTAAGAACCACCTTCAAAAGGAAGGAAAAAGTGGTGGATTAGAACCTGTTCAAGATAACAAGATTGTATCTGATCTTATAGAAATCTTTAAGTTAATTGCTGAAAAGAAAGCAGTTCTTGCTACAGGTCACATATCACCAAAAGAAATATTCTATGTTGTAGATGAGGCAACAAAGCATGGGGTAGAAAAAATTGTTGTAACCCATCCTGAGTTTCACATTGTAGGGATGACAATAACCGACCAAAAAAAACTTAAGGATAATTATAATGTCTACTTTGAACGTACGTATGCTCAACCTATCGGAAGCGGGATATACCAATCAAATCTTCCCATTAATTTAGAGGCTATTGAAGAAATAGGTTATCATTCTACTGTTGTATCAACTGATGGAGGACAAATTGAAAATCCAAAATGGAACGAAGCCTTATCTAATTATATTAAATTCCTTTTTGATAATGGTATAAGTACAGAAGCAATTGATACAATGACAAAACACACCCCAGCAAAGTTATTAGGATTAGATATTTAG
- a CDS encoding class II aldolase/adducin family protein, whose translation MNVKKELIEAGKYLKANQLAWGTSGNISAKSDEDHMLITASGTYMADLKEDDFVTCEIETGKYEGTRKASKETPMHTGIYRMRKDVKAVLHSSPFYTTLFACSNEKIHSELFVETMYYLENIAYVDYFHPGTQELGDAVTEQATKANIIILKNHGVVVYDDSMSEAIMRLETLEMACRMILKAKESGVKLNHIPEHVVTSFLEDSRYKPRKKLG comes from the coding sequence ATGAATGTGAAAAAGGAACTCATTGAAGCAGGAAAATATTTGAAAGCTAATCAACTTGCTTGGGGTACCTCAGGAAACATTAGTGCTAAATCTGATGAGGATCACATGCTCATCACGGCTTCTGGCACCTATATGGCTGATTTAAAAGAAGATGATTTTGTTACTTGCGAGATTGAAACTGGTAAATATGAAGGAACGCGTAAAGCATCTAAAGAAACTCCAATGCATACTGGGATTTATCGCATGAGAAAAGATGTGAAAGCAGTTTTACATTCATCACCTTTTTATACAACCCTTTTTGCCTGTAGCAACGAAAAGATTCATTCAGAGCTTTTTGTTGAAACCATGTATTACTTAGAAAATATTGCATATGTTGATTATTTTCATCCAGGGACTCAAGAACTCGGAGATGCAGTTACTGAACAAGCTACAAAAGCAAATATTATAATCCTTAAAAATCATGGTGTTGTTGTATATGATGACTCCATGTCTGAAGCAATTATGAGGCTTGAAACTTTAGAAATGGCTTGTCGTATGATCTTAAAGGCAAAAGAAAGTGGCGTTAAATTAAACCACATTCCTGAACATGTTGTAACAAGTTTCCTGGAAGATTCTCGATATAAACCAAGGAAGAAATTAGGGTGA
- a CDS encoding HPr family phosphocarrier protein, which produces MNRTIAQAVVEINQVASKFESSIVIITDDKVVDAKSMLGLSFSILTSKSFKLEIHGKDEEDAKNALKEVFVKNKLSVEINK; this is translated from the coding sequence ATGAATAGAACAATAGCACAAGCAGTCGTAGAGATTAATCAAGTAGCTAGTAAGTTTGAATCAAGTATTGTTATTATTACTGATGATAAAGTTGTAGATGCTAAAAGTATGTTGGGATTATCTTTTAGTATTCTTACCTCTAAATCTTTTAAGTTGGAGATTCATGGGAAAGATGAAGAGGATGCTAAAAATGCATTGAAAGAGGTTTTTGTAAAGAACAAACTTTCTGTTGAGATAAATAAGTAA
- a CDS encoding methyl-accepting chemotaxis protein: MQKKMQNSISSKLMIIIIVIVALTGITVGGPGYFLAKKQLTEAGKNQLKQIVEGSLVLLEELNSQVKNNEITLDEAKEKARLKLLGPKLSNNEEYDYTQSSFSYKDAGYLVAYGSDYSAQLHPTNPIGQIPDDTSDREKMVQAAQASQIEKHYYIFSDEDEDTGKFKNKIAYMEKYEPWGWNVGVIVFEDEFYSELNIVRNYMTLLTLSIALLSILLFYFASKKKLKLLREVSTAAISVSKGDIVSAKLPESKDEIGQLGFAYNQMTEQLRLLISGLQNTSNHLLQSANDLSAISEETSATSEEIGMTLTEISAGAIAQSTDLSDIDKNVSLLNQSIERMNHHNNSIKDMTKNSEAATQQGQQIITKLKESNLIAFNASSAASLGVTNLSKKIQDISRITDTIESIASETNLLALNASIEAARAGENGKGFAVVANEVRKLAEQSNQATKQIQEMINSIETETENTVLLMSDTIERSEDLKESVVDTENEFIQISSAISETQQAVESLSKELEILTNKNKSITAAMNNASNVAEQSASSVEAITTSVDEQIIAISNISISAEKLCDLSQEMTSMIKKYNIKS; the protein is encoded by the coding sequence ATGCAAAAGAAAATGCAGAATAGTATATCTAGTAAGCTAATGATTATTATTATTGTTATCGTTGCTTTAACAGGAATAACAGTTGGGGGCCCAGGCTACTTCTTAGCGAAAAAACAATTAACAGAAGCAGGGAAAAATCAGTTAAAACAAATTGTTGAAGGATCTCTTGTGCTATTAGAAGAATTAAATTCTCAGGTTAAGAATAATGAAATAACCCTTGATGAAGCAAAAGAAAAAGCACGTTTGAAATTATTAGGACCTAAGTTGTCTAATAATGAGGAGTACGATTACACGCAGTCCTCTTTTTCATATAAGGATGCAGGCTATCTAGTAGCATATGGATCTGACTACTCTGCACAGCTACACCCGACAAATCCTATAGGTCAAATCCCTGATGATACGTCAGATCGTGAAAAAATGGTTCAAGCTGCACAAGCTTCTCAAATTGAAAAGCATTATTATATTTTTTCGGATGAAGATGAAGATACAGGGAAGTTCAAAAATAAAATAGCCTACATGGAGAAATACGAACCTTGGGGTTGGAATGTAGGTGTCATTGTATTTGAAGATGAATTTTATTCTGAACTTAATATTGTGCGAAACTATATGACTTTACTTACTCTTTCTATAGCACTTTTAAGTATTCTATTATTTTATTTTGCTAGCAAGAAAAAGCTAAAACTTTTAAGAGAAGTTTCTACAGCAGCAATTAGTGTATCTAAAGGTGATATTGTAAGCGCTAAATTACCTGAATCTAAAGACGAAATTGGGCAATTAGGTTTTGCATATAATCAAATGACAGAACAGCTCAGACTACTTATTAGTGGATTACAAAATACAAGCAACCATTTACTTCAATCCGCAAATGATTTATCGGCTATTTCAGAAGAAACCTCAGCTACTAGTGAAGAAATTGGAATGACATTAACTGAGATTTCTGCTGGAGCTATTGCACAATCAACCGACTTAAGTGATATTGATAAAAATGTTTCATTACTTAATCAATCTATTGAAAGAATGAATCATCATAATAATTCCATTAAAGATATGACAAAGAATTCAGAAGCTGCAACACAACAAGGTCAACAAATCATAACGAAACTTAAAGAATCAAATTTAATAGCTTTTAATGCGTCTTCTGCTGCAAGTCTAGGGGTTACAAATCTATCAAAAAAAATCCAAGATATCTCACGCATTACAGATACAATTGAAAGTATTGCTTCTGAAACGAATTTACTGGCTCTTAATGCAAGTATAGAAGCAGCTAGAGCAGGTGAAAATGGCAAAGGATTTGCTGTAGTTGCAAATGAAGTCCGAAAACTAGCGGAACAATCTAATCAAGCGACAAAACAAATTCAAGAGATGATCAACTCAATAGAAACAGAAACAGAAAATACAGTATTATTAATGTCAGATACGATTGAACGTTCAGAGGATTTAAAAGAATCTGTTGTTGATACTGAGAATGAGTTTATACAAATTTCTTCAGCAATCTCAGAGACACAACAAGCGGTTGAATCACTAAGTAAAGAACTTGAAATACTGACGAATAAAAACAAGAGCATTACCGCTGCAATGAATAATGCTTCAAATGTTGCCGAACAATCTGCATCGTCAGTAGAAGCCATTACAACATCTGTAGATGAACAAATAATAGCAATCTCAAATATTTCGATATCTGCCGAAAAGTTATGTGATCTTAGTCAGGAAATGACGAGCATGATTAAAAAATATAATATTAAATCATAA
- a CDS encoding LysR substrate-binding domain-containing protein: MQSIYKQDSHIGIVRGDHHWPYEKEIISEENICIISNSEIDIKDLPTMRRICYNTDPALNMVIDNWWKDNYSTPPLVTMNVDNMEIAKRMATNDLGYSIVPSIILEEHDKLFKMNLTNHNGENIKWTTWILYRKEFLTLSMVKEFVDFITDYFDENKCNLST; encoded by the coding sequence ATTCAATCAATCTATAAACAAGATTCCCACATTGGAATTGTTAGAGGTGATCATCATTGGCCTTATGAAAAAGAAATCATTTCAGAGGAAAATATCTGCATCATCTCTAATAGTGAGATCGATATAAAAGATTTACCGACAATGCGTAGAATTTGCTACAATACTGATCCAGCACTGAATATGGTGATAGACAACTGGTGGAAAGATAATTATTCTACCCCTCCATTAGTTACTATGAATGTAGATAATATGGAAATTGCAAAAAGAATGGCTACTAATGACCTAGGTTATTCCATTGTTCCAAGTATTATACTTGAAGAACACGACAAACTTTTTAAGATGAACTTAACGAACCATAATGGCGAAAATATTAAATGGACGACTTGGATTCTCTATCGAAAGGAATTTCTAACTCTTTCGATGGTTAAAGAATTTGTTGATTTTATCACGGATTATTTCGATGAAAATAAGTGTAACCTCTCTACTTAA
- a CDS encoding MFS transporter, with the protein MVLRSVLLIVLGFQVALNLTRPIITLYASEMGATTFEIGILTAAFAFFPLIFAIQAGRIADKIGDRLPVLFGLIGLAIGMFFPYLFHSIWALYVSQFIIGVSNVFIAVSLQNVLGNVSTNENRDQYFSMFGMAVASGQLIGPILGGYISEHYSYSIAFLTALIISLVPILLFNRIPVILKRSIAKKESLKSSIGLLKEPALKKALISSALVLYSKDIFVAYFPLFAKQHNISNSSIGWIIALQGLAMIVVRFILPAVSKRLGRERVLWASIIIAGISFFLIPISDQIMILCFLSCLMGFGLGCGQPISMSTTYNASPKDRTGEVLGLRLSSNRLSQLIAPLFFGIIGTWLGVISVFIVSGMFLIGGSFFIRTGKKEKQVEEENIIIERKEVKNGY; encoded by the coding sequence ATGGTATTACGCAGTGTGCTACTTATTGTGTTAGGTTTTCAAGTGGCTCTTAATCTGACAAGACCTATTATTACTTTATATGCATCAGAAATGGGAGCAACTACTTTTGAGATTGGCATCCTTACTGCGGCATTTGCATTTTTCCCTTTAATTTTTGCCATACAGGCCGGAAGAATAGCAGATAAAATAGGTGACCGTTTACCTGTTTTATTCGGTCTAATCGGCTTAGCAATAGGAATGTTCTTTCCCTACTTATTCCACTCGATTTGGGCTTTATATGTTAGTCAATTTATTATTGGAGTTTCAAATGTATTTATTGCAGTTTCCTTACAGAATGTTCTTGGAAATGTTTCAACTAATGAAAATCGCGACCAATACTTTAGTATGTTTGGTATGGCTGTAGCCTCTGGCCAATTAATTGGTCCAATTTTAGGAGGTTATATATCTGAACACTATAGTTACTCCATTGCTTTTTTAACTGCTTTAATTATTAGTCTGGTGCCTATCTTATTATTTAATAGAATACCAGTCATACTAAAGAGAAGTATTGCTAAGAAAGAAAGTTTGAAATCATCAATAGGGTTATTAAAGGAACCAGCTTTAAAGAAGGCATTAATCTCAAGTGCCCTTGTTCTCTATTCCAAAGATATCTTTGTTGCTTACTTTCCATTATTTGCAAAACAACATAATATTTCTAATTCATCAATTGGCTGGATTATAGCTTTACAAGGTTTAGCCATGATTGTTGTGCGTTTTATTTTACCAGCAGTATCTAAACGGTTGGGCAGGGAAAGGGTGCTATGGGCTTCGATCATTATTGCCGGAATCTCTTTTTTCTTAATCCCAATTTCGGATCAAATAATGATTTTATGTTTTTTAAGCTGTTTAATGGGCTTTGGCCTAGGTTGTGGACAGCCAATTTCAATGTCAACAACCTATAACGCTTCACCTAAGGACAGAACTGGAGAAGTCCTCGGTTTACGCCTTTCATCAAACCGCTTATCACAATTAATTGCACCATTATTCTTTGGAATAATTGGAACTTGGCTTGGTGTCATTTCAGTCTTCATAGTAAGTGGAATGTTCCTAATAGGAGGTTCATTTTTTATAAGGACCGGAAAGAAAGAAAAACAAGTTGAGGAAGAAAATATAATAATAGAAAGAAAAGAAGTAAAAAATGGTTACTAG
- a CDS encoding LysR family transcriptional regulator yields the protein MSQPTLTYRLQQIEKEYDIKLLYRGRRGVEFTEQGEFLVKYADKMLTQLRDMEEALWNLGDNVRGTLRLSVARAIALYQLPKILRLFSQQHPQVDFNINTGLI from the coding sequence ATGTCACAACCAACTCTTACCTATCGACTCCAGCAAATTGAAAAAGAATATGATATTAAACTTCTCTATAGAGGAAGAAGGGGCGTTGAATTCACCGAACAAGGAGAATTCCTTGTCAAATATGCTGATAAAATGTTAACTCAATTAAGAGATATGGAAGAAGCACTATGGAATTTAGGAGATAATGTTCGTGGAACCCTTAGACTAAGTGTAGCTAGAGCCATTGCCCTTTATCAATTACCAAAAATATTAAGATTATTTAGTCAGCAGCATCCACAGGTGGATTTCAATATTAATACAGGCTTAATTTAG
- a CDS encoding isocitrate/isopropylmalate dehydrogenase family protein, which produces MKSYKLGVLSGDGIGPEIVSATVDVFKAAAEKLDVKFNWTDLPMGWEAIDKYNDPTPQVTKEALLQCDGWIMGPHDSAAYPEEHKAKRNPSGELRHTLDLYANVRPAKTMPGTKSVVGEADLVIYRENTEGFYTDRNMYVGTGEWQITEDVVVSTGVFTRKAVERIAHAAFKMAMQRRKKVTIVHKANVIKLGTGLFKRVCLEVAQQYPEVTVDDYHIDAMTAHLVRRAKDFDVIVTENMFGDILSDLAGELVGSLGLAPSINTNENQAMAQAAHGSAPDIAGRNIANPIGIMLSTVMLMDWLSERHNDQKLSELGKLVENGINKTLEDGVKTGDLGGSASTSEFAEAIVDRIKSAVLN; this is translated from the coding sequence ATGAAAAGTTATAAGTTAGGTGTACTATCTGGGGACGGAATTGGTCCTGAAATTGTAAGCGCTACAGTTGATGTTTTCAAAGCTGCTGCAGAAAAATTAGATGTTAAATTCAACTGGACAGATTTACCAATGGGTTGGGAAGCAATTGATAAGTATAATGACCCTACTCCACAAGTAACAAAAGAAGCTCTTTTACAATGTGATGGATGGATTATGGGTCCACACGATTCTGCAGCTTACCCAGAGGAGCACAAAGCAAAACGTAATCCAAGTGGTGAGCTTCGTCATACATTAGACCTTTATGCAAATGTAAGACCAGCTAAAACAATGCCTGGTACAAAGAGTGTTGTTGGAGAAGCAGACTTAGTTATCTATCGCGAAAACACAGAAGGTTTTTATACAGATCGTAATATGTATGTTGGTACAGGTGAGTGGCAAATCACTGAAGATGTTGTTGTTTCTACTGGTGTATTTACTAGAAAGGCTGTAGAAAGAATTGCTCACGCAGCCTTTAAAATGGCTATGCAGCGTCGCAAAAAAGTGACAATTGTTCACAAAGCAAATGTAATCAAATTAGGTACAGGGTTGTTTAAGAGAGTATGTCTAGAAGTAGCTCAACAATATCCAGAAGTTACTGTTGATGATTATCATATCGACGCAATGACAGCTCACTTAGTTCGTAGAGCAAAAGATTTTGATGTTATTGTGACAGAAAATATGTTTGGAGATATTTTATCAGATTTAGCTGGTGAGTTAGTTGGAAGTTTAGGATTGGCTCCATCAATCAATACGAACGAAAACCAGGCAATGGCACAAGCTGCTCATGGATCTGCTCCTGATATTGCTGGAAGAAATATTGCAAACCCTATTGGGATTATGCTTTCAACAGTTATGCTAATGGATTGGTTAAGTGAAAGACATAATGATCAAAAATTATCTGAATTAGGTAAGCTTGTTGAAAACGGTATCAACAAAACACTTGAAGATGGCGTGAAAACTGGTGATTTAGGTGGAAGTGCATCCACATCAGAATTTGCAGAAGCAATTGTCGATCGCATTAAAAGTGCAGTATTAAATTAA
- a CDS encoding RraA family protein: MEELFSSFQNIPTTCISDVFEGLNNLDPSIKPLKEDYKFAGRALTVKMPVGDNLVVLKAIREAKPGDVIIIDAKGDQYRAIAGDFVVGMAKTLGVSAIVVDGVIRDITGIKNLNFPVFCKGTAVAASGKAGVGEINVPISCGGTAIQPGDIVVGDADGVVVIPQSMGQEVLEKSREKLKKDEQREQDVSGNVEAIKKYLDNMLSK, translated from the coding sequence ATGGAAGAATTATTCTCATCATTTCAAAACATTCCAACTACATGTATTTCTGATGTGTTTGAAGGTCTTAATAATCTAGACCCATCTATTAAGCCTTTAAAAGAAGATTATAAGTTCGCAGGAAGAGCCTTGACTGTAAAAATGCCTGTCGGCGACAATCTAGTTGTATTAAAGGCTATAAGAGAAGCCAAACCAGGTGATGTCATCATTATTGATGCTAAAGGAGATCAATATCGAGCAATTGCTGGTGACTTTGTTGTAGGAATGGCTAAAACTCTTGGTGTAAGCGCTATAGTTGTAGATGGCGTCATTAGAGATATTACTGGAATTAAAAACCTAAACTTCCCTGTATTTTGCAAAGGAACAGCTGTTGCTGCAAGCGGAAAGGCCGGTGTTGGTGAAATCAATGTACCTATTTCTTGTGGTGGAACAGCCATTCAACCTGGGGACATAGTAGTAGGTGATGCTGACGGGGTTGTGGTGATCCCGCAATCAATGGGACAAGAAGTGTTAGAAAAATCACGCGAAAAACTGAAAAAAGATGAGCAAAGAGAGCAAGATGTATCTGGGAATGTAGAAGCAATTAAAAAATACCTTGATAATATGTTATCTAAATAG